The Sander lucioperca isolate FBNREF2018 unplaced genomic scaffold, SLUC_FBN_1.2 Unpl_231, whole genome shotgun sequence DNA window TGAAATATTACACCTTTTTTACGTGAAATATTAcgacatttttcacaaaatattaactttGATATATGAGTAAAGTTCCTCATCTCAACAGCATtattacttaagtacagtacttgtgtaaatgtacttagtttcaTTCTGCTGGTTTTTACTTAGAACAGATGAAATTAAGCTGGTGGTCATCGTCGATCTTTTTGACCCACGTTCCCTCTCTGTCCATGGCTCCAGACATGTTGCAGTCGTCCCCAGACTGGCCGGGGCCCCAGTTGGTGTAGAGGACCGTCTTGTTACTGACCCAGAACCAGAAGTCCAGAGTGCAGGTGTAGCGCAGTCCCAGCCACACGTAGGGAGTGGAGGCCATCTTGGCTCTCTCCTGGACCCAGAGCTGCTCGTCCTGGTTGGTGATGGAGACAAGATCACGATAGTGATCTCTGCAGTAGTATAACGCTTCCTCCCAGATCATGTTCTTCTTGATCAGGATCACTGAATCTGTCAGGGGAGAAGGGGAGCCAATCAGGGACAGAGACTTTTAAAACTTTATATATCCACCTTCCCAACAAGTTAGCATGTGGAACTAAATGGATTCCTTAGATCATCTATTTTGTAATGATTCTTctatcttcttcatcttctatCTAACTTTAAAATGGAGCACGCTACAGCCTTTTAAAAGACAGTAAAGTcggtgtggtgtcttaaatagtaatgctgtgatgctgtatgaagaggaatccgccgacactgttcttgattataaaaaggtttattacaagcaaagattcagcatcaattttacaaactcctgtagagagcttggagaacaaccaacccaaattcttccaaaaagtcgttccgccttttctttgtgtgcacaacgtatatatcctatgcattgtatcaacataggacgtaattttgtaagtatatcattggacggataactaaccaatcaatgcctg harbors:
- the LOC116045246 gene encoding C-type mannose receptor 2-like; the encoded protein is MTWLDAQSYCRDNHTDLISGVKQLKDFKTQYPNDVNRIFWIGLFRDCWSWSDGSSFSFRSWDEHEPDDEPEKTCAMTTSDGKWRSDDCNETKPFFCYNDSVILIKKNMIWEEALYYCRDHYRDLVSITNQDEQLWVQERAKMASTPYVWLGLRYTCTLDFWFWVSNKTVLYTNWGPGQSGDDCNMSGAMDREGTWVKKIDDDHQLNFICSK